Within the Fusarium musae strain F31 chromosome 11, whole genome shotgun sequence genome, the region ataaaatactagtaattaagctaattttaaagattaacttttattttttttactttacttaagaTCTtagtatactttataattacttttattatatttttaatatttattaagctatagctttttttaatattataaagaagctaataaatagaataataacttttttaattatcttataattatatttttactataattattatacttaaattaactatttttaaaatataagttattataatttaaagctaatttatatatattttagctattttacttttttattatagaaatacttaatatactttaaaataattataaagttaattattaataaaagtatttaaaaatagttatagatttaaaagttatagtttattatttatataattactatattatactataaggtctttttaagtagctttataatttttaagttatatagctttaaaatctttaaataacttaagtttaagtactttaagaatattatttttaatatttaaaagcttaagattaataagcttttaaatacttattatattaatttatatttttaaaatttaaatctattatagttactTCTTTAAAGagtttagtataattaaatttattaattttatattagctagtactaagattattattttaaatatatagtaataatagttaaaaatataatataaaataataaaaagggataaaggattttattatatagctttactatattaagaaaaaggggaataatataatagttatattaaataaagtaagttaaagtaagataaatataataaaagttattaaaataactttttacttaggcttataattataataactagctaatttatactaaagtaagtaaataaataaggtttaaaagaccttaaaaaggttaagttaaattagttaagttaaggctaatttatattagccttatattaGATAAGGGAAATTAAGCTAAGATATATACGGTTAGGTAGATCTGACCTGAGGTTTTCCTAATAGATATACTTGCTGATAATCTTCAGCTTCGAGTTCTTCGCGTTCCCAGGCTATTGGAACGATGTAGCTAGCACCTCCACCTGTCTGCAGAACCTGAAGGACCTTTCAGGAACTTGGCCGCCCATCAGAATCGGTGGAACTACGCAGTATGCATGATATTGTCAGTCATTTAGTCGCTTCTAACATACTGAACAGGGACCGGGCTACCTACGATGCATCCTCTAGCCAACAGGTCACTTACACAGTGGCCAACGCTGGAGATGCGCCAAGCACCTTAACCTTCGGACCGTCTTTCATGTCCTTAGCAGGCACGTACGATGGGAAAGTAACCATAGGCTTCAATCGTCGCCTCAATAACCTTGCAAACACCGTCGCTGCTGCAGCCAAGGCGGTTGATCAGATTGGCAGTCTCCATGCCATTGAACTGGGCAACGAACCCAACTGTAGGTTCCGTCTCGCGCCTGGCATTTCCTCGCCACTAACTATTTGCCAGTCTTCAGCAGCAGTGACCCGATCGCTCAAGGTTCTTCCTGGACAGCTTCAGCGGACTACAACAGCGAAGTATCCTGGCAAGACGCCGTGTGCGGTAATCTCTCCGCTTCCAACCTCATCTCCGCTGGTGTGTTCTTCGGAACCAGCCCGATGAGCATCGCTGGTCTGACTACGGTCGAGGGTCAGGCCAACAACTATGTCAGACAGTACTGCTCGCACAACTACCCGCAGTCCAAGAGCACAGCCAATCTAGCAAAATTGATGAGCCACAGCGCTATTGCCTCACAGATCAAGCCTTTTGCTAATGAGGTTGCAGCCGCGTCGGCCAAGGGCAAGCCTCATGTCTTTGGAGAGACCAACTCTGGTAAGTCAATTGTCCCGGCTAAGCAATTGCCATGGCTAATAAGATGTCCTTAGCTACCCAGGGCGGTGGAGGTATCAGCCCAACTTATGGTGCTGGGCTGTGGCTTCTCGACTATGTCATGCAGTCCCTGATCATGGGTACAGAGGTACTAAACCCCGTCCATCTCTTTCAGCGCTGTGACTAACGCTTTGAAGACTCTGTACTTCCACCACGGCACCATCGGAAATTGTAAGTAAACACGTCTCGCGAATCCTTACAGAAACTAACACCTCGACCAACAGGCCAGTACTGCTGGTGGGGCAGGTACTCTATGGGTTCTCCTTACTTCGGTGCTTACTTTGCTACCATGGCTCTCGCCGGCGCCGACAAGATCGCCCCGTTAGATGATCAGACGACCGGATACGCAGCTTATGCCATCTACAAAGACGACAAGCCTGTCAGGGTTCTTCTGTATAACTCTGACTACTACACCACTGGCACTCGTTCTTCTCAGACCTTCACTCTAACAGGACTCTCTGGCTCCACTGTTTCAGCCAAGAGACT harbors:
- a CDS encoding hypothetical protein (EggNog:ENOG41~CAZy:GH79), yielding MSLAGTYDGKVTIGFNRRLNNLANTVAAAAKAVDQIGSLHAIELGNEPNFFSSSDPIAQGSSWTASADYNSEVSWQDAVCGNLSASNLISAGVFFGTSPMSIAGLTTVEGQANNYVRQYCSHNYPQSKSTANLAKLMSHSAIASQIKPFANEVAAASAKGKPHVFGETNSATQGGGGISPTYGAGLWLLDYVMQSLIMGTETLYFHHGTIGNCQYCWWGRYSMGSPYFGAYFATMALAGADKIAPLDDQTTGYAAYAIYKDDKPVRVLLYNSDYYTTGTRSSQTFTLTGLSGSTVSAKRLTAAASTSRVDAGQSPTVAGQTFENGSCKIQGQSTAESATVSGGKATFTLQASEALLVML